The Achromobacter deleyi genome has a window encoding:
- a CDS encoding autotransporter outer membrane beta-barrel domain-containing protein: MPIGKLYPKDRYELKLGVNADFAKGWTGWVNVAGAWGDQDYHQYAGRIGVKYTW; encoded by the coding sequence ATGCCTATCGGCAAGCTCTACCCCAAGGACAGGTACGAATTGAAGTTGGGCGTGAATGCCGACTTCGCGAAAGGATGGACCGGCTGGGTGAACGTCGCCGGCGCCTGGGGTGACCAGGATTATCATCAATACGCCGGCCGGATCGGGGTGAAGTACACGTGGTAG